One window of Polynucleobacter sp. HIN5 genomic DNA carries:
- a CDS encoding cryptochrome/deoxyribodipyrimidine photo-lyase family protein, with protein sequence MSYQLVWFKRDLRWEDHAALAHAAKRGPIRCIYIVEPGLWQQADMALSHFKFIAESLIDLDAELRKQGGGLEVFTGEVVEILERLWQVQPFAGLHSHEETGNQWTYDRDRRVGRWCRDHHILWHEYPQFGVVRRLKSRNAWQSAWERHMASPPATVSPLSFWNHSIPPLPVINPPAHLQHDPPQRQRGGRNLAVKTLNDFLTHRSQRYRGGISSPLISPQACSRISTYLAYGCLSMREVVNRTRAQIAKAEGISARQKAGLRAFLSRLYWHCHFIQKLESEPEIEWRNMHRGYDGLRENDFHHQHFEALKAAQTGWPMVDACVVMLRETGWLNFRMRAMLVSVAAYPLWLHWRPVGEWLATQFLDYEPGIHWSQLQMQSGTTGINTTRVYNPIKQAMDHDPTGEFVRTWLPIMRKVPDTYLFEPWNMPQALQEQLGIRVGVEIPLPIVDLAIATKEAKSRLYGRRQLAEVRIAKQAVLEKHGSRKTMHRTRVKVALDKAQLGFDF encoded by the coding sequence ATGAGTTATCAGCTTGTTTGGTTTAAACGTGATCTGCGTTGGGAGGATCATGCCGCCTTAGCTCACGCTGCAAAACGCGGACCAATACGCTGTATCTATATTGTTGAGCCAGGCCTCTGGCAGCAAGCTGATATGGCCCTTAGTCATTTTAAGTTTATTGCCGAGTCGTTGATTGATCTTGATGCTGAACTCAGAAAGCAGGGCGGAGGTCTTGAGGTGTTCACCGGCGAGGTGGTTGAGATCCTTGAGCGCTTGTGGCAAGTCCAACCATTCGCTGGGCTGCATTCGCATGAGGAGACCGGTAATCAATGGACCTATGATCGTGATCGACGTGTTGGGCGTTGGTGCCGCGATCATCACATTCTGTGGCATGAGTATCCACAATTTGGAGTGGTACGACGTTTGAAGAGCCGTAATGCCTGGCAGTCGGCATGGGAGCGTCATATGGCAAGTCCACCAGCAACGGTTTCACCCCTCTCATTCTGGAATCACTCGATACCGCCGTTGCCAGTAATCAATCCTCCAGCGCATCTTCAACACGATCCACCACAGCGTCAGCGAGGTGGGCGAAATCTTGCCGTCAAAACCCTGAATGATTTTTTGACGCATCGCAGTCAACGTTATCGAGGTGGTATTTCATCGCCTTTAATCTCTCCACAAGCATGTTCTCGTATCTCGACCTATCTTGCCTATGGTTGCCTGAGTATGCGTGAGGTGGTGAATCGCACGCGTGCACAAATTGCTAAGGCGGAGGGGATTTCAGCAAGGCAAAAGGCGGGCTTGCGGGCATTTCTGAGCCGTTTGTATTGGCACTGCCATTTCATTCAAAAGCTAGAGAGCGAGCCTGAGATTGAATGGCGCAATATGCACCGTGGTTACGATGGTCTGCGGGAGAATGACTTTCATCATCAACACTTTGAGGCCTTGAAAGCAGCACAAACGGGTTGGCCAATGGTTGATGCGTGTGTGGTGATGTTGCGCGAGACCGGTTGGCTCAATTTTCGGATGCGTGCGATGTTAGTCTCGGTCGCTGCTTACCCGCTATGGCTGCATTGGCGCCCCGTGGGCGAATGGTTGGCCACCCAGTTTTTGGATTACGAACCGGGGATTCATTGGAGCCAACTGCAAATGCAATCCGGTACTACCGGAATCAACACCACCCGGGTCTATAACCCGATTAAGCAAGCCATGGATCATGATCCTACCGGTGAGTTTGTGCGTACCTGGTTACCCATCATGAGAAAAGTGCCCGATACCTACCTTTTTGAGCCCTGGAATATGCCCCAAGCCCTGCAAGAGCAACTTGGTATTCGGGTAGGGGTTGAGATCCCATTACCGATAGTGGATTTAGCAATTGCAACCAAAGAGGCCAAGTCACGCTTGTATGGACGCCGCCAGCTCGCTGAAGTCCGTATCGCCAAACAGGCTGTTTTGGAAAAGCACGGCTCTCGCAAGACGATGCATCGGACTAGGGTAAAGGTTGCACTAGATAAGGCACAACTGGGCTTTGATTTTTAA
- a CDS encoding APC family permease gives MSAPDELSKNTLGSSESIIMGVAGTAPAFSVAVTTAAIVSSVGELSVGSVLFCGLIMFGIVLAFMNLSKITANAGAAYAWVGHVFGPNWGFFTGWGLLVASVCFMVSATIPAASSTLLLIAPSYVENTHAIAAVAAIWLTLITLLVARGIKHSSYVQISFTIIEATILIAIIVGAFIQYWGTPVRIPTFQWISPLSFSPGLFATGALIAIFFFWGWDVTMNLSEESKSSQGHASSAASTGAFWSVINMILFFSIMMVVVLIVLTDDEISSANTNVLFAVATKLFPEPWNYLAVFCTILSTVGTIETQILQFSRSLFSMSRDGMMHPSYSKIHPEWQTPWVATLAIWVLGLLLLFTSSYMPTVKSILSSSIMAIGFQICFYMSLAGFACAWYYRSKLANGPSHAIGYVIWPFLSALFMVFIAIYSAQTFDFLTNLIGLGGLALGFIPLYLNRIRHHRRSVSN, from the coding sequence ATGTCAGCGCCCGATGAACTATCCAAAAACACCTTAGGTAGCTCTGAGTCCATCATTATGGGGGTCGCTGGAACGGCTCCTGCTTTTAGTGTGGCAGTGACCACCGCAGCAATTGTTTCATCGGTTGGTGAACTTTCTGTAGGCAGCGTTCTCTTTTGCGGCCTCATCATGTTTGGCATTGTTCTCGCATTCATGAACTTGAGCAAAATTACGGCCAATGCGGGTGCAGCTTATGCATGGGTGGGCCACGTATTTGGACCCAATTGGGGATTTTTTACCGGCTGGGGCCTACTGGTCGCTTCAGTATGCTTTATGGTATCTGCAACGATTCCAGCCGCTAGCTCCACTTTATTATTGATTGCTCCAAGTTATGTTGAGAATACCCACGCGATTGCTGCTGTTGCAGCAATTTGGTTAACGCTAATTACGCTTCTAGTAGCGAGGGGGATCAAACATTCTAGCTATGTGCAAATCAGCTTCACAATCATTGAGGCAACTATTTTGATTGCCATTATTGTTGGAGCCTTTATTCAATATTGGGGTACCCCAGTCCGTATCCCCACTTTTCAATGGATTTCACCGTTGTCCTTTTCTCCGGGGTTATTTGCAACTGGTGCATTGATCGCAATTTTCTTTTTCTGGGGCTGGGATGTCACCATGAACTTGAGCGAGGAGAGTAAATCAAGTCAGGGACATGCATCCAGTGCGGCGAGTACCGGTGCTTTTTGGTCGGTGATTAACATGATTCTATTTTTCTCGATCATGATGGTAGTGGTCTTGATTGTTCTGACCGATGATGAAATCTCAAGTGCCAATACCAACGTTTTATTTGCGGTTGCAACTAAGCTATTTCCAGAGCCATGGAATTATCTTGCTGTCTTTTGTACGATTTTGAGTACAGTCGGAACCATCGAAACCCAAATTCTGCAATTTAGTCGGAGCTTATTCTCGATGTCTCGGGATGGCATGATGCATCCATCCTATTCAAAAATTCATCCAGAGTGGCAAACGCCGTGGGTTGCAACTTTAGCAATCTGGGTCTTAGGACTTTTATTATTATTTACCTCATCGTATATGCCGACTGTGAAATCGATTCTTTCGAGCTCCATTATGGCGATTGGTTTCCAAATTTGTTTCTATATGAGTCTTGCAGGATTTGCGTGTGCTTGGTACTACCGTTCTAAATTAGCCAATGGGCCAAGCCATGCCATTGGCTATGTCATTTGGCCATTTCTATCAGCATTATTCATGGTCTTTATTGCGATCTACAGTGCCCAAACTTTTGATTTTCTGACTAATCTCATTGGCTTAGGCGGTCTTGCTCTTGGTTTTATCCCCTTGTACCTAAACCGAATTCGTCATCATCGACGCTCAGTCTCAAACTAA
- a CDS encoding EF-hand domain-containing protein, with product MKKSVFTLFMLAAVATAYAQESRTDREIDERFAAADKNKDGKLTLEEAKAGMPRVAANFQRIDTQKKGYVTAAEIKAMADR from the coding sequence ATGAAGAAATCTGTATTTACTCTATTTATGCTTGCAGCTGTTGCTACAGCCTACGCTCAAGAGTCAAGAACTGATCGTGAGATTGATGAGCGTTTTGCAGCTGCCGATAAAAATAAGGATGGCAAGCTGACCTTGGAGGAAGCAAAAGCCGGGATGCCAAGAGTCGCAGCAAACTTTCAGCGCATTGATACCCAGAAGAAGGGGTATGTAACTGCTGCTGAAATCAAAGCGATGGCTGATCGATAA
- a CDS encoding amidohydrolase, whose product MTLLRKILTIVLMGSTSLTFAKGNADTIFYGGPIVTVNQKNDEVQALAVQGGKIVAVGSKDSVMKDWQSKTTQLMDLKGQTLMPGFVEPHVHIMITSVFEGLGLNLSNFTLPYDTKETLIAKMRAHLKNIPKGGWLFGFGVDPSRTSPFMAELNADDLDKVSKDVPIFIINQSGHIGYVNRKAFELAGVTERTPNPMGGGIYVKDANGKLTGKLVEPPSYLPFMSKMPNPTEAELTAAILGTMRKMASVGVTTASEMSVGGNFGVDQEIAIYKGLFAKNLSPIRVRGYLFSEAMPPGYKTIKPNEGDDRLRFIGIKYISDGSTQGLTAALREPYSYPKGSSWSGALNYKDDEIYQSMKLYFDQGWQISTHSNGDKAIDQTLKSYTKLLAGNSKPQERRLRIEHFTVNHPEQVRQTVKLGVIPSFTIGHVDYWGSAFHNHIIGERRANRIDPAAEIKRAGGKFTLHSDTPVSNVGPLNYITESVTRMWQLPPTKVLGPDQTISVDDAIRAVTIDAAYQIFADQLVGSLEVGKQADLVILEKNPRKTKPEEIRNIKVLSTWIDGKQVSLK is encoded by the coding sequence ATGACCTTACTTAGAAAAATACTCACCATTGTGCTAATGGGCTCTACTTCTTTGACCTTTGCCAAAGGCAATGCCGATACCATTTTTTATGGTGGCCCAATTGTGACCGTCAACCAGAAAAACGATGAAGTCCAAGCGCTAGCAGTTCAGGGTGGCAAGATTGTGGCGGTGGGTAGTAAGGATTCCGTCATGAAAGACTGGCAATCCAAAACCACACAGTTGATGGATCTCAAGGGTCAAACCTTAATGCCAGGATTTGTGGAGCCCCACGTTCATATCATGATTACCTCCGTCTTTGAGGGCTTGGGACTCAATCTCAGTAATTTCACATTACCGTATGACACCAAAGAGACCTTGATTGCCAAGATGAGGGCGCATCTAAAGAATATTCCCAAGGGCGGCTGGCTATTCGGCTTTGGTGTGGATCCATCGCGAACTTCACCATTTATGGCGGAACTCAATGCCGATGATCTTGATAAGGTATCAAAAGATGTACCAATCTTTATCATCAATCAATCTGGCCATATTGGCTATGTGAACCGCAAAGCCTTCGAGCTCGCTGGCGTGACCGAGAGGACCCCTAATCCCATGGGTGGCGGTATTTATGTGAAAGATGCCAATGGCAAGCTGACTGGCAAGTTGGTTGAGCCACCTTCCTATTTACCATTTATGTCCAAAATGCCCAACCCCACAGAAGCGGAGTTGACAGCGGCAATCTTGGGCACCATGCGCAAAATGGCCTCGGTTGGTGTGACCACGGCCTCAGAGATGAGTGTGGGCGGTAATTTTGGGGTTGATCAAGAAATCGCCATCTATAAAGGTCTTTTTGCCAAGAATCTGTCACCGATCCGAGTTCGGGGATATTTGTTCAGTGAGGCAATGCCGCCTGGATATAAAACCATTAAGCCGAATGAAGGCGATGATCGTTTGCGCTTCATCGGTATTAAATACATCTCGGACGGCTCAACCCAAGGCTTAACCGCCGCACTGCGCGAGCCTTATAGCTATCCCAAGGGAAGTTCTTGGAGTGGGGCACTCAATTACAAGGACGATGAGATCTATCAATCGATGAAGTTGTACTTCGATCAAGGTTGGCAGATCTCTACCCACTCTAATGGTGACAAGGCGATTGATCAAACCCTCAAAAGTTATACCAAGCTCTTAGCCGGCAACTCGAAGCCGCAAGAGCGGCGTTTACGGATTGAGCATTTCACGGTGAACCATCCTGAACAGGTTAGGCAAACCGTCAAACTCGGAGTGATTCCAAGTTTTACGATTGGCCACGTCGACTATTGGGGGTCAGCTTTTCATAACCACATCATCGGTGAGAGGCGTGCCAACCGTATTGATCCCGCTGCGGAGATTAAGCGTGCTGGTGGCAAGTTCACCCTGCATAGTGATACCCCAGTCTCTAACGTTGGGCCACTCAACTACATTACCGAGTCGGTTACTCGGATGTGGCAGTTACCACCAACTAAAGTTTTGGGTCCAGACCAGACAATCTCGGTCGATGATGCCATTCGCGCGGTCACGATCGATGCCGCTTATCAGATCTTTGCCGATCAATTGGTTGGTAGTTTAGAAGTTGGTAAGCAAGCTGATTTGGTGATTCTGGAAAAGAACCCCCGTAAGACTAAGCCAGAAGAGATCCGCAATATAAAGGTCCTGTCGACCTGGATCGATGGTAAGCAGGTCAGTTTGAAGTAA
- a CDS encoding patatin-like phospholipase family protein has translation MQRRTFLKTSALVGPAVIGASYLSPTHAQGLTQKAQQISEKIFASDGLSIPIATTPTVSPLAKGLDRTMVLGGGGEYYIAWYCGFFHGLLEAGLDMAGLPHMVVGTSAGSYMGSSLLSGHFKRLRTEMDFFGEFPKIFAKLAPTTNPNASQLRAMEINMSATDGSIETRQVIGRAALAADNRLNGSRVEALAALLTGDSKTDWPTPKMFTSSIDCYTGERLIVGQASARKNKIALAHAVAASSSLPGIVGPTLLGQRYGMDGGMCSNPAHVDVVAGSKRALVITLTDGVTGPILTKIPHPMAQNIKDIERVGTKVKWIVAGAPDGINLTDPRQIQPALTAGYERAKKEAAQIKVFWA, from the coding sequence ATGCAACGTCGAACCTTTCTAAAAACATCTGCCTTGGTTGGACCCGCAGTCATCGGCGCCTCGTATCTATCGCCCACCCATGCCCAGGGTTTGACTCAAAAAGCTCAGCAGATCTCAGAGAAGATCTTTGCCAGCGACGGCCTATCGATTCCCATTGCGACAACCCCAACGGTTTCTCCTCTAGCTAAAGGCCTGGACCGTACGATGGTATTGGGTGGCGGCGGGGAGTATTACATCGCTTGGTACTGCGGATTCTTTCATGGCTTGTTAGAAGCCGGTCTTGATATGGCTGGTTTGCCACATATGGTGGTGGGAACCTCAGCTGGTTCCTATATGGGTTCATCGCTGTTATCGGGACACTTCAAACGCCTACGTACCGAAATGGATTTCTTTGGCGAGTTCCCCAAGATCTTTGCCAAGCTCGCACCAACGACGAATCCCAATGCAAGTCAGCTCAGAGCCATGGAAATTAATATGAGTGCGACCGACGGCAGTATTGAAACAAGGCAAGTGATTGGCCGAGCTGCACTAGCAGCGGATAACCGCTTGAATGGCTCGAGAGTTGAAGCTCTCGCAGCATTACTTACGGGCGATAGTAAAACGGATTGGCCAACACCCAAAATGTTCACATCCTCCATTGATTGCTATACCGGTGAACGTTTAATCGTAGGCCAAGCCAGTGCGCGAAAGAATAAGATTGCCTTGGCTCATGCCGTAGCAGCGAGTAGTTCGCTCCCAGGAATCGTGGGACCCACCTTACTGGGTCAGCGCTACGGCATGGATGGCGGGATGTGCTCTAATCCAGCCCATGTTGATGTAGTGGCCGGATCAAAGCGTGCTCTAGTAATTACTCTCACTGATGGGGTGACCGGTCCTATTTTGACGAAGATTCCGCATCCGATGGCACAAAACATTAAGGATATTGAACGTGTGGGTACGAAAGTGAAATGGATAGTGGCCGGAGCGCCAGACGGAATTAATCTAACAGACCCCCGTCAAATCCAACCTGCTCTCACAGCAGGGTATGAGCGTGCTAAGAAAGAAGCAGCTCAAATTAAGGTTTTCTGGGCTTAG
- a CDS encoding alpha/beta fold hydrolase, with product MRSIALVSVLTVSTLLSIPFWEAHANPPIPAFYADVIKMKPEGKLGQVIKQEKIDTSIKGTQAWKIAYISSDVAGRKTISTGMIVAPVGPAAKEGRPILAWAHGTTGTAQNCGPSQVINPAAPLNQYFLVGGNSWTDYGIPNLEEFIKEGYVVVATDYQGLGGGGKHQYAVAGTNGRDLINSARAAISMKDTGASKRTIFYGWSQGGGATIAAASLGAYLNQNGSVADDLQVLGFVAMAPDDAAVMLPNANKDQATADKALNGLIKLFSDNVFNFSHFAMTIWGTQAAYPNLKLTDLFTDQGAKVVDQVLSNKCMHVVSDTFNYAYGTEFKTLLRDKPNNTIAWIKALIDGSVPPVKPIAPVVIYWGTKDTAVPPIMHELYQKQMCAMGANIERIQLPGQQTHFSTPGVSAPMYLQWVKDRIADKPLANACPKS from the coding sequence ATGAGATCAATCGCTTTAGTTTCAGTTCTAACAGTTAGCACCTTGCTGAGCATTCCCTTTTGGGAGGCGCATGCCAATCCACCCATACCCGCGTTTTATGCCGATGTCATTAAAATGAAACCCGAAGGCAAATTAGGGCAAGTCATCAAGCAAGAAAAGATTGACACCTCGATCAAAGGCACGCAGGCTTGGAAGATTGCATACATTTCATCGGATGTTGCTGGTCGTAAGACCATTTCTACTGGCATGATTGTGGCACCTGTTGGGCCCGCCGCAAAAGAAGGAAGACCCATTTTGGCATGGGCACATGGCACGACCGGCACTGCGCAAAATTGCGGACCCTCACAGGTAATCAACCCCGCAGCCCCGCTTAATCAGTATTTTTTAGTAGGCGGTAATTCGTGGACGGACTACGGTATTCCCAATCTTGAGGAGTTCATCAAAGAGGGCTATGTGGTTGTGGCAACGGATTATCAGGGTCTTGGCGGAGGTGGTAAACATCAATACGCAGTGGCCGGGACGAATGGACGTGATTTAATCAACTCCGCACGCGCTGCCATTTCCATGAAAGACACGGGTGCCAGTAAGCGCACTATTTTCTATGGCTGGTCTCAAGGAGGAGGCGCCACGATTGCAGCTGCAAGCTTGGGCGCTTACTTAAACCAAAATGGAAGTGTGGCTGACGATTTGCAGGTGCTTGGCTTTGTTGCCATGGCACCCGATGATGCTGCGGTGATGCTCCCAAATGCCAATAAAGATCAAGCGACTGCTGATAAAGCCCTAAATGGACTTATTAAGCTCTTCTCTGACAACGTATTTAATTTCTCCCATTTTGCGATGACCATTTGGGGCACACAAGCGGCTTACCCCAATCTTAAGCTGACCGACTTGTTTACTGATCAGGGTGCAAAAGTGGTTGATCAAGTGTTGTCAAATAAGTGCATGCATGTCGTTTCGGATACGTTTAATTACGCCTACGGTACTGAGTTCAAAACGCTTCTCAGGGATAAACCCAACAATACAATCGCCTGGATAAAAGCACTGATTGATGGAAGTGTTCCTCCGGTGAAGCCGATTGCACCGGTTGTGATCTATTGGGGAACAAAAGATACCGCGGTGCCACCGATCATGCATGAGCTTTATCAGAAACAAATGTGTGCCATGGGGGCAAACATCGAGCGGATTCAACTACCAGGCCAACAAACCCATTTCTCAACTCCTGGAGTATCTGCTCCGATGTACTTGCAGTGGGTGAAAGACCGGATTGCGGACAAGCCCTTAGCCAATGCCTGCCCCAAAAGCTAA
- a CDS encoding DSD1 family PLP-dependent enzyme has product MAPWKAARVGDHINDVDTPALILDLDAFERNMKRLQDAVSSAGVRLRPHAKSHKCPEIALRQIELGAVGICCQKVSEAAVFVDAGVSDILITNQVVGDKKIAHALDLAARARIGVLVDHEDQISAFARASAERQVSIDVYLEIDVGMGRCGVVSIERAVAMAVQIDTAPYLNFMGLQCYHGSAQHYRLPEERQQAIAAVCAKAAAAKAAIEEVGIRVERISGAGTGSVMLESHSKLFNEVQAGSYILMDRDYATNQRDPSDLPFEHALFVKTAVLSHPTVNRTVVDAGLKASSVDSGMPVVWQRTDAKYLKASDEHGVLELTPDSTLKLGDYVMLVPGHCDPTVNLYDEFIAIRGDRVEAIWPVAARGALL; this is encoded by the coding sequence ATGGCACCTTGGAAAGCGGCACGCGTTGGCGATCACATTAATGATGTTGATACTCCAGCTTTAATTCTGGATCTTGATGCATTTGAGCGCAATATGAAGCGCCTACAAGATGCAGTCTCGAGTGCTGGGGTGCGCTTACGCCCTCATGCCAAGAGCCATAAATGCCCTGAGATTGCCTTGCGTCAGATTGAATTGGGTGCAGTGGGCATTTGCTGCCAGAAAGTCAGTGAGGCAGCCGTCTTTGTTGATGCTGGTGTATCGGATATCTTAATTACCAATCAAGTGGTGGGTGATAAAAAAATAGCGCATGCACTTGACTTAGCCGCCCGCGCACGCATTGGTGTGCTGGTTGACCACGAAGATCAAATTAGTGCTTTTGCACGTGCTAGCGCAGAGCGCCAAGTCTCGATTGATGTCTATCTTGAGATTGATGTGGGTATGGGTCGCTGCGGCGTAGTATCGATTGAGCGTGCGGTCGCAATGGCTGTACAAATTGATACCGCGCCCTACTTAAACTTTATGGGTCTGCAGTGTTATCACGGTAGTGCTCAGCACTACCGGCTACCTGAGGAGCGCCAACAAGCGATTGCGGCGGTCTGTGCCAAAGCGGCGGCTGCCAAAGCGGCGATTGAGGAAGTGGGAATTCGGGTGGAAAGAATATCGGGTGCGGGTACTGGCTCGGTCATGCTCGAGAGCCACTCCAAGCTATTTAATGAAGTGCAGGCGGGGTCTTACATTTTGATGGACCGCGATTACGCTACTAATCAACGCGATCCTAGCGACCTACCCTTTGAACATGCCTTATTTGTTAAAACTGCTGTTCTCAGTCATCCGACCGTCAATCGTACGGTGGTCGATGCTGGCTTGAAAGCATCAAGTGTTGACTCTGGAATGCCGGTGGTTTGGCAGCGCACTGATGCCAAATACCTGAAGGCCTCAGATGAACATGGGGTTCTGGAGCTCACGCCAGATAGCACTCTTAAACTCGGGGACTATGTGATGCTTGTACCAGGGCACTGTGACCCGACCGTTAATCTCTACGATGAGTTCATTGCTATTCGTGGAGATCGAGTCGAGGCCATCTGGCCCGTAGCGGCGCGAGGTGCACTACTTTAA
- a CDS encoding GNAT family N-acetyltransferase: protein MNSNSTDDFLIRPAEPSDAKAIIEALKRCYGNSYPNPQMYLVDEVKNLIQSELMHSVIAISPQGTVAGHCALSYEHPLDQVPEAGKLFVDPEYRGKHLSDMLAKERKKHAQFIGLQGFWAACVTNHPYSQLEIIALGGAETGLLINGQPKSVHMDGLQNVDDARHSLIPCYVNIQDKGNFLVHLAPHHAPFFEDLLRHTGIQRKLINQSTLNTFAELSNLSMHHSPEGKPSFIKVREIGRDFLRRIESFMEVLRNENHPVIYIDIPLSDPLASQSTIDLESLGFFWGAWLPNYEQNGDVLRLQCLLDPSVNETSIVCARKESEFIRDYVLSEWRRTR from the coding sequence ATGAATTCAAATTCAACCGATGATTTTTTAATCAGACCTGCGGAACCCAGTGATGCAAAAGCTATTATTGAGGCACTCAAACGTTGCTACGGTAATAGTTATCCTAATCCCCAGATGTATCTGGTGGATGAGGTAAAAAATTTAATCCAATCTGAGCTGATGCACTCGGTCATTGCAATCTCTCCCCAAGGTACGGTTGCTGGGCATTGCGCTCTTAGTTATGAGCATCCCCTAGATCAAGTTCCAGAGGCCGGAAAGTTATTTGTTGATCCCGAGTATCGAGGAAAACATCTCTCTGATATGTTGGCAAAGGAGCGAAAAAAACATGCCCAATTCATTGGGTTACAGGGCTTTTGGGCAGCTTGTGTTACCAATCACCCCTATAGCCAATTAGAAATTATCGCCCTGGGTGGGGCAGAAACTGGATTATTAATCAACGGACAACCCAAGTCTGTCCACATGGATGGATTGCAAAATGTTGATGATGCACGGCATTCCCTGATTCCATGCTATGTCAATATTCAAGATAAGGGCAATTTTTTGGTACATCTTGCACCACACCATGCACCTTTTTTTGAGGACTTACTAAGGCACACAGGAATTCAAAGAAAACTGATCAATCAAAGCACCTTGAATACATTTGCTGAACTGTCAAACTTAAGTATGCATCACTCCCCAGAAGGAAAGCCGTCATTTATCAAAGTAAGGGAAATCGGCCGGGATTTTTTGAGAAGGATTGAGAGCTTTATGGAAGTACTTCGAAATGAAAATCACCCAGTGATTTATATTGACATACCATTGAGTGATCCCTTGGCAAGCCAATCAACAATTGATTTAGAGTCTCTTGGATTTTTTTGGGGGGCTTGGCTACCAAATTATGAACAAAATGGGGATGTATTACGACTGCAGTGTTTGTTGGATCCATCTGTAAATGAAACAAGTATTGTTTGCGCAAGAAAAGAAAGTGAATTTATTCGAGATTACGTTTTATCCGAATGGCGCAGAACACGATAA
- a CDS encoding Rap1a/Tai family immunity protein, with the protein MPIPNLTSVRLNSICNQLLKDGQQAVSFNQGLCIGIILGVEDNAHYDKKICVPKDIDIKERIRVVNNYIANQPNRAGEAFASLTFDAMAQKWPCRSK; encoded by the coding sequence ATGCCAATTCCAAATCTAACATCGGTGAGATTAAATTCAATCTGTAATCAATTGTTAAAAGACGGCCAACAGGCTGTAAGTTTTAATCAGGGCTTGTGCATTGGTATTATTTTAGGGGTTGAGGATAACGCTCATTACGACAAGAAAATTTGTGTACCGAAAGATATCGACATTAAAGAACGCATTCGAGTCGTGAACAACTATATTGCTAATCAACCAAATAGGGCAGGTGAGGCTTTTGCTTCATTAACTTTTGATGCGATGGCTCAAAAATGGCCATGCCGCAGCAAGTAA
- a CDS encoding aldo/keto reductase yields MTQSSQPTQPERRDFFKTIGLTAAASALPASLLPTGSAFAQSSSGLITRKIPKTGEILPAIGLGTYLTFDLLPGAPRTNIREVIKRFWDGGGRVFDTSPLYGTGEISVGDFATCMGINEQMFIANKIWSTGEFLADDSHARKSFEQSQQRLWRDKIDLMQVHSLVNVDQIVPVLKNWKREGKIRYVGVTHHEIPYFNILASQVERNDLDFVQVHYSIQMRLAEERILPAALDKGTAVLVNMPFEKARLFKIVEGRPLPDFAKEFDCKNWAEFFLKWVISNPAITCAIPATSNPAHQTENIRAMRGKLPDPDMRIRMVKFMETIPGFDKLQEMPAYPGKAYNGTIRRAIGARAAAATAK; encoded by the coding sequence ATGACCCAATCTTCGCAACCCACCCAACCTGAGCGTCGTGATTTTTTTAAGACCATAGGGCTGACCGCCGCGGCGAGTGCACTCCCAGCTTCGTTATTGCCCACAGGTAGTGCGTTTGCACAATCATCTTCGGGCTTAATTACTCGAAAAATTCCCAAAACCGGTGAAATTCTGCCAGCAATTGGATTGGGAACGTATCTCACGTTTGATTTATTACCGGGTGCCCCGCGTACTAATATTCGTGAGGTGATTAAGCGTTTCTGGGATGGCGGAGGCCGGGTGTTTGATACCTCACCACTTTATGGTACCGGTGAGATTAGTGTGGGTGACTTTGCGACCTGCATGGGAATTAATGAGCAAATGTTTATTGCTAATAAGATTTGGTCTACCGGTGAGTTCCTGGCCGATGATAGCCATGCTCGTAAAAGTTTTGAACAAAGCCAGCAACGGCTCTGGCGAGACAAGATTGATCTCATGCAAGTTCATAGTTTGGTCAATGTGGATCAAATTGTTCCAGTACTTAAGAACTGGAAGCGGGAAGGAAAGATTCGGTATGTTGGCGTCACCCATCATGAGATTCCATATTTCAATATTTTGGCTTCACAAGTTGAGCGCAACGATCTGGATTTCGTCCAAGTGCATTATTCCATTCAGATGCGCCTAGCCGAAGAGCGTATTCTTCCTGCTGCCCTCGATAAGGGAACGGCAGTTCTGGTTAATATGCCATTTGAGAAGGCGCGTTTATTTAAGATTGTTGAGGGCAGACCATTGCCCGACTTTGCTAAAGAGTTTGATTGCAAGAACTGGGCAGAATTTTTCTTAAAGTGGGTTATTTCTAATCCTGCAATTACGTGTGCAATTCCGGCTACTAGTAACCCTGCCCATCAGACAGAGAACATTCGTGCCATGCGCGGTAAGTTGCCTGATCCGGATATGCGTATTCGTATGGTCAAGTTTATGGAAACCATTCCTGGCTTTGACAAACTACAAGAGATGCCAGCCTATCCAGGCAAAGCCTATAACGGAACCATTCGGCGAGCAATAGGGGCAAGGGCAGCTGCTGCAACCGCTAAATAG